One stretch of Glycine soja cultivar W05 chromosome 7, ASM419377v2, whole genome shotgun sequence DNA includes these proteins:
- the LOC114419972 gene encoding transcription factor MYB106-like, which yields MGRSPCCEKEGLKKGPWTPEEDQKLMAYIEEFGHGSWRALPAKAGLQRCGKSCRLRWTNYLRPDIKRGKFSLQEEQTIIQLHALLGNRWSAIAAQLPKRTDNEIKNYWNTHLKKRLTRMGIDPTTHKPKTDALGGSGGGQTRDAANLSHMAQWESARLEAEARLVRESKLQVQNNLGSCSSTQPARLVLNKITTQQQPSLPPCLDILKAWQSSWNKPPQQPTTKENNTKIMHSMYAMMLSTDDTLESPTSTLCFPGTTTTTTMLPISNNIGLLFNENNNSNNNMYPLATTIDDGVFMKDNTTTMLNLQMQDDDIMAAVEAFRAYDNNSSRNKYNNNNVVVPPSLSNSVILEGLNNDNDDNSKAALVVYDSNDDLGTEEADNLAIINGDGSLCNVNNLDENNKHYWNNIFNLVNDPLSGSSVF from the exons ATGGGTAGGTCACCATGCTGTGAAAAAGAGGGCTTGAAGAAAGGGCCGTGGACTCCAGAGGAAGACCAAAAGCTCATGGCGTACATTGAAGAGTTTGGCCACGGAAGCTGGCGTGCTTTGCCTGCCAAAGCTG GACTTCAAAGATGTGGGAAGAGCTGTAGGCTAAGGTGGACTAACTACCTCCGACCAGACataaaaagaggaaagttcAGCTTGCAGGAGGAGCAAACAATCATTCAACTCCATGCCCTTCTTGGGAACAG atGGTCAGCCATAGCAGCTCAACTTCCCAAGAGAACCGATAATGAAATCAAGAACTACTGGAACACACACCTGAAGAAGAGGCTAACCAGAATGGGGATAGACCCCACCACCCACAAGCCGAAAACCGACGCACTCGGCGGCTCCGGTGGTGGCCAAACCAGGGACGCGGCGAACCTCAGCCACATGGCGCAGTGGGAGAGCGCCAGGCTAGAAGCCGAAGCGAGACTCGTGAGAGAATCAAAGCTGCAAGTCCAGAACAACCTGGGATCATGCTCCAGCACACAACCTGCGAGACTTGTTCTCAACAAAatcacaacacaacaacaacccTCGCTGCCACCGTGCCTCGACATCCTCAAAGCATGGCAAAGCTCGTGGAACAAACCGCCACAACAaccaacaacaaaagaaaacaacaccaaGATAATGCATAGCATGTATGCAATGATGCTTTCCACTGATGACACTCTAGAGTCTCCAACATCCACGTTGTGCTTCCcaggaacaacaacaacaacaacaatgcttCCTATCTCCAACAACATTGGATTACTCTTCAATgaaaacaacaacagcaacaacaacatgtATCCTCTCGCGACAACCATCGACGATGGTGTGTTCATGAAAGACAACACCACCACAATGTTGAATTTGCAAATGCAAGATGACGATATTATGGCGGCAGTGGAAGCATTTAGAGCGTACGACAACAACAGCAGTaggaacaaatataataataacaatgttGTTGTTCCTCCCTCACTCTCCAACAGTGTCATCCTCGAAGGACTCAATAACGACAATGATGATAATAGTAAGGCTGCTTTGGTTGTGTATGACTCAAACGATGACTTGGGCACGGAGGAAGCAGACAACCTGGCAATAATCAACGGGGACGGAAGCCTCTGCAACGTGAACAACCTCGATGAGAATAATAAGCATTACTGGAATAACATATTCAATTTGGTGAATGATCCCTTGTCTGGTTCCTCTGTCTTCTGA